The DNA region GCTGAACCTCGCCGACACCCGCATCTACCAGGCCTCGTCCTCGGAGATGTTCGGCGCCTCGCCGCCGCCGCAGAACGAGGCGACGCCGTTCTACCCGCGCAGCCCCTACGGCTGCGCCAAGGTCTACGCCTACTGGATCGGCGTGAACTACCGCGAGGCGTACGGGCTCCACGTCTCGAACGGCATCCTCTTCAACCACGAGTCGCCGCGGCGGGGCGAGACCTTCGTCACGCGCAAGGTCACCCGCGCCGCCTCGCGCATCAAGGTCGGCCTCCAGCAGAAGCTCTACCTCGGCAACCTCGACGCGAAGCGCGACTGGGGCTACGCGAAGGACTACGTCGAGGCGATGTGGCTGATGCTCCAGCAGCCGAAGGGCGACGACTACGTGGTCGCCACCGGCGAGGCGCACTCGGTCCGCGAGCTGTGCGAGGCGGCCTTCGGGCACGCCGGCCTCGACTACCGCCAGTACGTCGAGATCGACCCGCGCTACTACCGCCCGACCGAGGTGGACTACCTCCTCGGCGACCCGTCCAAGGCCGCGCGCCAGCTCGGCTGGAAGCCGCGCACCAGCTTCGCCGAGCTGGTCCGGCTCATGATGGAGTCCGACCTGGAGCTGGCCGAGCGCGAGCTGCGCGCCGGCGCGGGGCCGGCGGTGTCGCGGCACGGGTAGGGGCGCGGCGCTGGCCGCCCGCCCCGACGGCTACCCTCGCCCGTACTGCGTCTCGTAGTACGTCAGGTACTCGCCGGAGATGATCCGCTCCCACCAGGCGCGGTGCTCCCGGTACCAGCGGACCGTGTCGCCGAGCGCGGCCTCGAAGTGGTGCCGCGGCGCCCAGCCGAGCTTCGCGCGCGCCTTGGTCGCGTCGATGGCGTAGCGGCGGTCGTGGCCGAGCCGGTCCTTCACGTAGGTGATGAGCGTCTCCGGCTTGCCCACGTGGCGCAGCACCTGCTTCACGATGTCGATGTTGTGCCGCTCGCTCGACGCGCCGAAGTTGTAGACCTCGCCGTCGTGGCCGTGCTCGAGCGCGGCGAGCAGCCCGCGGCAGTGGTCCTCGACGTGGATCCAGTCGCGCACGTTCATCCCGTCGCCGTACACGGGCAGCGGGAGGTCCCGGAGCGCGTTCGCGATCATGAGCGGGATGAGCTTCTCGGGGAACTGGTAGGGCCCGTAGTTGTTGGAGCAGCGGGTCACCACCACCGGGAGCTTGAACGTGTGCGCGTACGCGAGCGCGAGCAGGTCGCTCGACGCCTTCGACGCCGAGTAGGGCGAGGACGGGTCGAGCGGCGTCGTCTCGGTGAAGTAGCCGCTGGGACCGAGCGAGCCGTACACCTCGTCGGTCGAGACGTGCAGGAAGCGCTTCACGCCGTGCTCGCGCGCGGCCTCGAGCAGCACCTGCGTGCCGCGCACGTTCGTGTCGATGAACACCGCGGGCGCCAGGATCGACCGGTCCACGTGGCTCTCGGCGGCGAGGTGCATCACCGCGTCGATGCGCTCCGTGCGGAAGACGTCGGCCACCAGCTCGCCGTTGCCGATGTCGCCGCGGACGAAGCGGTACTGCGAGCTGCCCTTCACGTCCGCGAGGTTCTCGGCGTTCCCGGCGTAGGTGAGCTTGTCGAGGTTGACGACGCGCCAGCCGGGCCGCTCGGCGAGGAGCAGCCGGACCAGGTTGGAGCCGATGAAGCCGCAGCCGCCGGTGAGGAGGACGTTCACTTGGAATGCTCCGGGCCCTCGAACACGGCCGCCTCGCGGAAGGACCTGCCGCCGGCGTCCTTCGCCGACACGATCGGCGGTGCGCCGCCGGTGGGCCAGTCGATGCCGAGGGCCGGGTCGTCCCACCGGATGCAGTGCTCGTGCTCGGGGTGCCAGTAGTCGGTGATCTTGTAGACGAACTCGGCCTCGTCGGAGAGCACGAGGAAGCCGTGCGCGAAGCCCTCGGGGATCCAGAGCTGCCGCTTGTCCTCGGCGGAGAGGGTCTCCCCGGCCCAGCGCCCGAACGTGGGCGAGCCGCGGCGGAGGTCCACCGCCACGTCGAACACCTCGCCGCGCGTGACGCGCACGAGCTTCCCCTGCGGGTTGGGGAGCTGGTAGTGCAGCCCGCGGAGCACGTTGCGGGTGGAGAGGCTGTGGTTGTCCTGCACGAACTCCACGTGCCGGCCCACGGCCGCGTCGAACGCCCGCTGGTTGAAGCTCTCGAAGAAGAAGCCGCGCGCGTCGCCGAAGACGCGCGGCTCGACCACCAGCAGGCCGGGCAACGGGGTGGCACGGGCGTGCATCAGAACACCCGCGTCTCGAGCAGGCTCCGCACGTATTGACCGTACGTGGACTTGCCGAGCGCCGCGGCGCGCTCCTCGAGCTGCGCGTCGCTGATCCAGCCCCGCCGCCAGGCGACCTCCTCCGGGCACGCGATCTTGAGCCCCTGCCGCTTCTCGATGGTGGCGATGAACTGCCCCGCGTCGAGGAGCGAGTCGTGCGTGCCGGTGTCGAGCCAGGCGTAGCCGCGGCCCATGATCTCGACCGAGAGCTGGCCGCGCTCGAGGTAGAGGCGGTTGAGGTCGGTGATCTCGAGCTCGCCACGGGCGGAGGGCCGGATGGTGGAGGCGAGCTCGACCACGTTGTGGTCGTAGAAGTAGAGGCCGGTGACGGCGTAGCGCGACTTGGGCTTCGCGGGCTTCTCCTCGATGCTCACCGCGCGGCGCTCGCCGTCGAACTCCACCACGCCGTAGCGCTCGGGGTCGGTCACCGCGTAGGCGAAGACGGTCGCGCCGTCGGTGCGGGCGTCGGCGTCCCGCAGCACGCTCTGCAGTTCGTGGCCGTAGAAGATGTTGTCGCCGAGCACCAGCGCCGAGGGGCCGCCGCGCACGAAGTCGGCGCCGATGACGAACGCCTGCGCCAGCCCCTCCGGCCTGGGCTGCACCTGGTACTCGAGCCGGAGCCCCCACTGGCTGCCGTCGCCGAGCAGCTCCTGGAAGCGCGGGGTGTCCTGGGGCGTCGAGATGACGAGGATGTCCTGGATCCCCGCCAGCATGAGCGCGCTGAGCGGGTAGTACACCATCGGCTTGTCGTAGACCGGCAGGAGCTGCTTCGAGATCGCGAGCGTGGCCGGATAGAGCCGCGTCCCGGCTCCGCCCGCGAGGATGATTCCCTTGCGCCTGGTCATGAGGTCGTCTTCCGCAGAGTACGGCCGCGCGCCGGCTGGGCGGCGCCACGGACGGCCAACCCTACCACCGGCAGCGGCCTTCATGCCCGGGAGGCACGATGCCCGCGCCGGGTCGGGCGGGCTCGTTTGCCGCAGCGCGGATCGGCGGTAGGCTCGCCCCGTGCGCATCGCGATCACCGGGGCGAACGGGCTGCTGGGCGGCGCCGCGGTCACGCTGGCCGTGTCGGGCGGTCACGAGGTGGTCGGCCTCGGGCGCGGCCCGTGCCGGCTCGCGCCAGGGCGCTTCGCCTGGGCCGACGCGGACCTGTCGGACGGGCGCTCGGTCGAGCGCACGCTCCTCGAGCTCCGGCCCGAGGCGGTCCTCCACGCGGGCGCCATGACCGACGTGGACGGCTGCGAGCGCGAGCCGGAGCTCGCCTGGCGCGCGAACGTGGGCGGCACCGAGCAGGTGGCCCGCGCCTGCCGCGCCCTGGGCGCGCGGCTCGTGGCGGTCTCCACCGACTACGTCTTCGACGGCACGCGGGGCCGCTACCGCGAGGACGACCTGCCCAACCCGCAGGGCGCCTACGCGCGCACGAAGCGCTGCGGCGAGGAGGCGGCGCTCGTGATCGCGCCGGACGCGGCGGTGGCGCGGGTGGCGGTGGTGTACAGCGGTCGGCCGGGAGCGAAGGCGACCTTCGCCACGCAGGTGGTGGAGAAGCTCTCGCGCGGCGAGCCGGTGAAGGCGTTCTCGGACCAGGTGGTCTCGCCGACGCTCGCCGAGAGCGCGGCGGAGATGACGCTCGAGCTGCTCCTCGAGCACGACCTCCGGGGCGTGCTCCACACCGCGGGCGCGACCGCGCTCGACCGCGTTGACTTCGCCCGCCGCGTGGCGGCGCGCTTCGGCCTCTCGGGCGAGATCGTGCCGGTGAAGACCGCCGACGCGAAGCTGCTCGCGCCGCGGCCGCTGCGGAGCGGCCTCGACGTCGGCCGCGCGATGGCGCTGCTCCGGGCGAAGCCGCTCGCGATCGACGTCGCGCTGGACCGCTTCCACGCGCAGTGGGTGGCGCGGGGGTAGCCCGCGCCCGCCCGCTGCTACGCCTTCACCACCCGCGGCCCGCCGCTCCCCTGCACGAGCGCGGGGAGCATGTTGCGCGTGTCCACCACCAGGCGCACGCCGCGGAAGAGCTTCGGGTCCTTGAACAGCTCGTGCGCGGTCGCGACCACCACGGCGTCGTAGGACGCGAACGTGGCGGCGTCGAGCGGCACCGACGAGAGGCCGAGGTCGTGCTTGCGGGTCCGGTGGGTCTTCGGGAAGTACGGGTCGCAGTAGTCCACGTCGGCGCCGCCCTCGCGGAGCAGCTCGATGATCTCGTACGAGGGCGACTCGCGGTCGTCGTCGATGTTCGCCTTGTAGGCGAGCCCGAGCACCAGCACCCGCGAGCCCTTCACCGACTTGTGGTCGCCGTTCAGCGCGTCGGCCACCTTCTGCGCCACGTACCGCGGCATCCGGGTGTTGATCTCGCCGGCGAGCTCGATGAAGCGCGCCCACTCGCCGTGCTCGGCGGCCTTCCACGAGAGGTAGAACGGGTCGAGCGGGATGCAGTGCCCGCCGAGGCCCGGGCCCGGGTAGAACGGCATGAAGCCGAAGGGCTTCGTGGACGCGGCGCGGATCACCTCCCACACGTCGATGTCCATCCGGTCGAAGATCACCTTCAGCTCGTTCACGAGCGCGATGTTCACCGACCGGAACACGTTCTCGAGCAGCTTGCAGGACTCGGCCACCCGCGCGCTCGACACGGGCACCACGTTCTCGAGCGCGGCGCCGTACAGCGCGGCCGCGGCGCGGGTGGACGCCTCGTCCACGCCGCCGACCACCTTCGGGATGGTCTTCGTGCTGAAGTCCTTGCGGCCCGGGTCCTCGCGCTCGGGCGAGAACGCGAGCAGGAAGTCCTCGCCGAAGCGGAGCCCGCTCTTCTCGAGCAGGGGCTTCACCTCCTCGTCGGTCGTGCCGGGGTACGTCGTGGACTCGAGCACCACGAGCTGCCCGGGGCGGAGCTGCTTCGCGATCTTCTCGGCGGTGGAGTGGATGTACGAGTTGTCGGGCTCGCGGTGCGGGCCGAGCGGCGTGGGGACGCAGATGAGGATCGCGTCGCACTCGCGCAGCCGCTCGAAGTCGGTGGTGGCGGTGTACTGGCCGCTCTCCACCGCGGCCTTCACGCGGTCGGGGCCGATGTGCTTGATGTACGACTCGCCCCGCGAGATGGCGGCGATCTTGGCGGGATCCACGTCCAGCCCCAGCACCGGGAAGCCGGCCTCCCGGAACACCAGCGCCAGCGGCAGCCCCACGTAGCCCTGGCCGATGACGCCCACGCGCGCGGTGCGCGCGGCGATCCGCGCCTCGAGTTCCTTGATCACGCTGTTCCCCCTGCGGCCGGCCCAGCGGGCCGTGCTCCGTCTCGTCCCGGGCGCCCGCCTGCGTGGGGGGGCCAGGGACGGCCGAACCTACCACCGGGGGCGGGGGGTTTCATGCCGGGGAGCCATGGTGCCCGTAGAGGGTCGGAGGGCGCCCGTTTGCCGCAGCTCCGCCTCGGACGCGGGCGGCGGACGGACCGTCCGGGCGCGGAACGCGACCCGCCCGGCGGCTCGGCCGCTCCCCGCCCGCGAGTACCCCGGGTCCCCCGCGTCTGCTAGAACCGCACCGCGATGACCTCCCTCTCCGTCCTGGTCCCCGTCTACAACGAGCAGCACCTCGTCTCGACCTCCCTCGGCAGGCTCGAGATCCTGGACGGCTCGCCGCACCTCGAGCGCGTGCAGGTGGTGGTGGTGGACGACTGCTCGCGCGACGCGACCGGCGAGGTCCTGCGCGCCTTCGCCGCCGCCCGCGGCGTCCAGTGGCTGGAGAACGGGCCCATCGAGAACGGCGTGGAGCTGTGCGGGCACGGCCGGCAGGGCAAGTTCGAGTGGGTGTTCCTCCGCCACGTCATGAACGGCGGGAAGGGCCGCGCCATCCGCACCGCGCTCGCCGAGGCGGACGGCGAGCTGTCGGTGATCCACGACGCGGACCTCGAGTACCACCCGCGCGACCTCGCCCGCATCGTGAAGGTGTTCGTGGAGGAGGAGGCGGACGCGGTGTTCGGCTCGCGCTTCGCGGGCGGCGAGGCCCGGCGCGCGCTGCTGTTCCGCCACGAGCTCGGCAACCGGCTGCTCACGTTCCTCACCAACTGGGTGACCAACGTGAACCTGACCGACATGGAGACCTGCTACAAGGCGGTCCGCACCGACCTCCTGAAGTCGATCCCCATCGTCTCGAACGACTTCCGGCTCGAGCCCGAGCTGACCATCAAGCTCGCGAAGCGCGAGGCGCGCATCTTCGAGATCCCCATCAGCTACTCGGGGCGGACCTACCAGGAGGGCAAGAAGATCAACTGGCGGGACGGCGTGAAGGCGCTGTGGGCCATCACCCGCTTCTGGCTCTCCGACCACGTCTACCAGGAGGACGCGTACGGCTCGCAGATCCTGGGCCGGCTCGCCCGCGCGCCGCGCTTCAACGCCTGGATGGCGGACGTCATCCGGCCGTTCTGCGGGCAGCGCGTGCTCGAGATCGGGAGCGGCACCGGCAACCTCACCCGCCGCCTCGTCCCGCGCAACACCTACGTCGCCTCCGACGTCAACCCGCTCTACCTCCAGACGCTCCGCGGCCTCACGCTCGACCGGCCCTACCTCGACGTCACGCTCACCGACGTCACGAAGGGCGAGTCGTTCCCCACGGTGGAGGGCGGCTTCGACACGGTGGTGTGCCTCAACATCATCGAGCACGTGGACGACGACCTCGGCGCGCTCAGGAACGTCCGCGCGGCGCTCGCCGAGACCGGCCGCGCCATCGTGCTCGTGCCGCGCGGCCCGGACCTGTTCGGCACGCTCGACGAGGTGCTGGGGCACAAGCGGCGCTACACCGAGAACACGCTGGTGGAGCTCGCCACGAAGGCCGGCTTCGAGGTGCAGGAGCTCCTGCACTTCAACCGGGTGGGCACGCCGGCCTGGTGGCTGAACGGCAAGCTCCTGAAGCGCCGCTCCTTCGGCCTCGTGCAGATCAAGGCGCTCAACCTGCTCACGCCGCTGTTCCGGGTGATCGACCGCGCGCTGCCGTTCCCGCCGCTCTCGCTCATCGCGGTGCTGCGCCCGACCTCGGCGCGGCCCGACGCGGCCGGCGCGGGCCCGGACGCCGCGGGCGCGACGGGTGGCGAGCCCGGCGGCGGCGTCGAGCCGGACCCGGCGCGCGACGTCAGCGCGTCGGCGTGAGCGGCAGCGCCACCTGCACCACGAGCCGCAGGTTGGGCTCGTTCCGCGGCAGGAACGCCCGCGACCAGCGGTAGGACGCGCTCGCGTCCCACGAGACCTCGAACGGCCCGGCGAGCAGGAGCTGGCGCGCGCCGGCGGTCACCTCGACGTCCTGGGTGAGCGCGTCGTCGCGGAGCGGCTCGATGGTGCTCCAGTAGTAGGCGTTGTCGCGGCGGACGCGCTCGAGGTACCCGCCGATGCGCCCGCGCGGCCCGAACACGTCCACCGCCACCGTCTGGCTGTCCGAGCCGGGGCCGATGGAGGCGCCGAGGAGCTGGCCCTCGTTCGTCCACGAGAGGTCGCGCGCGTGGGTGTACCAGCTCGGCATGCCGCGCAGGCTGTCGGGGGGACGCACGGCCTGGAGCGCGGTGGCCTCGAGCTGGAGGCGCACGGTGCGCGCGCCGCCGCCGAACAGCTTCTGGAGGCCGAGCAGGTACGCGCCGGTGTGGTCGGTCTCGCGGACGTACTGGTACAGCGAGCCCTCGTGGTCCTCGCGGCCGAACTCGCCGTAGATCTCGAGCCGCGCCTCGGGGAACACCCAGCGCGCGAACAGCGAGGCGAGCTGGTTGTCGTTGGGGTTGTTGCCGGTGGGATCGTCGTACCAGCCCTTCAGGTCGTTCTTGCGCGGGCTCTGGAACACCGCCAGCCAGTCGCCCACCCGCAGGCCGTCCCACACCTGCACGAACTGGCGCGAGAGCCCGACCGTGAGCCCGGGCACCCAGCGCGGCGTGTAGTCGAGCACGAGCCCGCTCACCATCGGGTGAGTGGGGTGCGCGACGTAGGTCGAGCGCGAGAGGCGGCCCCAGTACACCAGCACCTCGGCCGTGCCGATGCCGATGTTCGCGGGGCGCGAGGTGCCGACGAACGCGTGCGGGAAGCCGGGCGCGGCGTTCGTCATGGTGAGCGCGTTCCGGATCCCGGGGCCGATCCAGAGGTTCTCGGTGGAGATCCCGACGGCCACGTTCCACGCGTCGGCGCGCAGGTAGCTCTGGCCGAGGCTCCAGTCCGCGAACGGGCCGGCGCCGAAGCGCTGCGGGTAGTCGATGCCGTCGCCGTAGAACGGGTTCCGGAAGGCGAGGTCGCCGGCCTGGCCGTTCTGGCGGGTGGTGAACCAGCGGTTCTGCGACCAGGAGACGGCCGGCGCGAGCGCGCCGGAGAGCGCGCCCCAGCGGAAGGACGCGCCGCCGGAGAGCATCGACGAGGTCCCGCGGCCGGCCCAGAGCAGGCCGTCGTTCCCGCCGGACGGGTAGTGCGAGTTCCAGGCGGCGTCGAGCCGGAGCGGCACGAGCCGGACGCCGTCCGCGCCCGCGCGCGCCTCGAGCCCGGCGGTGTCCCAGGGCAGCGCGCCCTCCGCGCAGCGCGCCTCCACCCGCGCGCCGGCGCGGCGCAGCACGCGCGGCGAGAGGGGGACCGCGCCGGACAGCTCGCCGAGGCGGAGCAGCTCGTCGGCGGGGGTGCCGATCCCGTCCACCGAAAGCGGGACCTGGGTGCATCCCCGCTCGCCCCTCGACAGGCTCGGGGTGAGCGGGGCGGCTTCCGCTCGTGGTGAGCCTGCTGCTTCCGCTCGTGGTGAGCTTGTCGAACCACGAGCGGGTGACCCATCCTCCGCGTCCGCTCGTGGTGAGCTTGTCGAACCACGAGCGGTGCTGGCGGTCAGGAGGGCGGCGACGAGGACGGACGCGCAGGCGGTTCGCATCGGGACGCGCAGTGTAACCGCCCCGGCGCCGCGCCGCGAGCGGGCGGTCAGCGCGCGCCGCGCACGCCGTCCCGGATGCTCTCCGCCACGTACGCGCGCATGGCCTCGGTCAACCCGGGATACACGCCCACCCACAGCGAGCGGTTCATGATCGCGTCGGTGTTGACGAGCTCCCCCACCACCCGGAACGGCGGCGGCCGGCCCTCGTCGCGGGCGTCCTGCACGAGCTGGGTGAGCGCGGGCTGCCGCACCAGGTTCCCGGCGAACAGCATGCGGGTCTGGATCTTGCGGCCCTCCAGGTGGCGGACCAGCGCGTCGCGCGTGACGGCGGCGCCCTCGCGCACGGTCATCATGAAGCCGAACCAGGACGGCTCGGAGCCGGGCGTGGGCTCGGGCAGCACCAGCGCGTCGGACAGGTCCCCGAGCGCCTCGCGGTAGAACGCCCAGTTCCGGCGCCGCGCCTCGACGAACCCGGCCAGCCGCTCGAGCTGCGCCAGCCCCACCGCGGCCTGCATGTCCGTGACCTTCAGGTTGAAGCCGAGGTGGCCGTAGACGTACTTGTGATCGTAGCCGCGCGGCAGCTCGCCGAGCTGCCACTCGAAGCGGCGGCGGCAGGTGTTGTCCACCCCGGGGTTGCACCAGCAGTCACGGCCCCAGTCGCGCAGCGACTCGACCGCGCGCTTCAGCGTGTCGTCCGAGGTCAGCACCGCGCCGCCCTCGCCCATGGTCATGTGGTGCGGCGGGTAGAACGACAGCGTGGCGAGGTCGCCGAACGTGCCGGTCTTGCGCCCGTGGTAGAGCGAGCCGGCCGCGTCGCAGTTGTCCTCGACCAGCCAGAGCCGGTGCCGCTCGCAGAACGCCTTCACCGCGGCGAGGTCGAACGGGTTGCCGAGCGTGTGCGCCACCATCACCGCGCGGGTCCGCGGCGAGCGCGCCGCCTCGAGCTGCGAGACGTCGAGGTTGTAGCCGGGCAGCGACACGTCCACGAACACCGGCACGAGGCCGAGCTGGAGCGCCGGCGCCACCGTGGTGGGGAACCCGGCCGCGACGGTGATGATCTCGTCCCCGGCGCGGAGCCGGCGCTCGCCGAGCAGGTGCGAGCGGAGCGCCGCGACCGCGAGCAGGTTCGCGGACGAGCCGGAGTTCACGAGGCGCGCGTGCTCGACGCCGTACCACTCGGCGAGCCGCTCCTCCAGCCGCCGGTGCCAGCGGCCGGCGGTGAGCCAGAACTCGAGGCCGCTCTCCACCAGGTTCGTCAGCTCCGGCGCGCCGTACACGCGGCCGGCGTAGCGCACCGGCGACTTGCCGGGCACGAACGCCGGCTCGGCGCCCTCGCGCAGCCGCGCGAGCTCGCGCACGCGCTCCAGGATCTCGGCGGTGAGCTGGCGCTCCCGCTCCTTCGGATCGATCGACACTCAGCGCTCCAGGTATGCGCGGATCTGCGCGCGGCACAGCTCGGCGAGCGCGGGCGCGCCCGCGCCGGCGGCGTGCGCCCGGTACCACTCCACCGTCCGGCGCAGCCCCTCCTCGAAGCTCCAGCGCGGCGCCCAGCCCAGCCGCGCCCAGGCCTTCTCCACCGAGAGGCGCAGCACCCCGGCCTCGTGCGGCGCGGCCGGGTCGCTCCGGTCCTCCCAGGCGCCCGGGCCCCAGGCGGCGACGAGCGTCTCCACCACCTCGCGGACGGTGCGCGCGTCCTCGTGGCGCGGGCCGAAGTTGAACGCCTCGCAGTGCGCGGCGCGGTCCGGCGCGCCCGGCGCGAGCCGCGCGCCCAGCAAGAGGTAGCCGCCGAGCGGCTCGAGCACGTGCTGCCAGGGGCGGACGCCGCGCGGGTTGCGCACCGGGACGGGCCGGCCGGCCGCGAGCGCGCGGATGGCGTCCGGCACGATCCGGTCCTCGGCCCAGTCGCCGCCGCCGACCACGTTGCCCGCGCGCGCTGGCGAGCGCCACGCCGTGCGAGGCGAGGCGGGCCGGCGGGAAGAAGCTCCGGCGCCAGCTCGACACCACCAGCTCGGTCGCCCCCTTGGACATGGAGTAGGGGTCGAACCCGCCCATGGGCTCGTCCTCGCGGTAGCCCCAGGCCCACTCGCGGTTCTCGTAGCACTTGTCGCTCGTCACCACGACCACGCCGCAGGGCACGCCAGCGGCGCGCACCGCCTCGAGCAGGTGGGCGGTGCCGAGCACGTTCGTCTCGAGCGTCTCCACCGGCGCCTGGTACGACGCGCGCACGAGCGGCTGCGCGGCCAGGTGGAACACCAGCTCCGGCCGCGCCTCGCGCACCACCGCGGCGAGGTTCGCCGCGTCGCGCACGTCGGCGAGCACGCTCGTGCAGGCGGCGTCCACCGCCGCGGCCACGTAGAGCGAGGGCGAGCCGGCGGGCGCGAGCGCGTACCCGGTCACCTTCGCGCCCAGGCTCTCGAGCCAGAGCGTGAGCCAGCTCCCCTTGAAGCCGGTGTGGCCGGTGACGAGCACGCGGCGGCCGGCGTAGGCGCGGGCGAGCTCCGCGGCGGTGGGGGCAGGGCCGCTCATGGCCAGGTCTTCCAGGGCGCGACCCCGCGCGTCCACAGGTCGTTCAGCAGGCCGTACTCGCGGGCGGTGTCCATGGGCTGCCAGAAGCCGGTGTGCGGGAACGCCACCAGCTCGCCGTCGCGCGCCAGCTTCCGCAGCGGCTCCTGCTCCAGCACGGTCCGGGCGTCGTCGCCGATGTAGGGCCAGATCCGCCTGGCGTCGAGCACGAAGAAGCCGCCGTTGATGAAGCCCTCGCTGGCGTTCGGCTTCTCGTTGAACTCGGTGACGCGGGCGCCGTCGAGCCGCATCTCGCCGAAGCGGCCGGGCGGGCGCACGGCCGCCACCGTGGCGACCTTGCCGTGCCGCCGGTGCGCCTCGATGGACGCGGCCACGTCGAGGTCCGAGACGCCGTCGCCGTAGGTCAGGCAGAACAGGTCGTCGCCCTCGACGTAGCGCCGGACCGCGGCCACGCGGCCGCCGGTCATGGTCGCCTCGCCGGTCTCGGCGAGCGTGACCTTCCAGTCCTCCTCGCCGTGCTGGCCGTGGAACTCGATCCGGTCGTGGCGGCCGAGCGTGACGGTCACGTCGGTGGTCATGGCGCGGTAGTTCAGGAAGAACTCGCGGATGACCGAGCCCTTGTAGCCGAGGCACAGCACGAACTCGCGCACGCCGTGCTGCGCGTAGCCCTTCATGATGTGCCAGAGGATGGGCCGGTTGCCGATGGGCAGCATCGGCTTCGGCAGCACCTCGCTCGCGTCTCGGATGCGGGTTCCCTGCCCGCCGCAGAGGATGACGGCCTTCATGTCCGCGGGACGATAGGCGAAGCCTCGCCCGGCGTCGAGGGCCGGGCGCGCCGGGGCCGCCCGATCAGCGGCCGGACCGCTCGAGCCACTCCAGCGTGCGGTCGAGCCCCGCCTCGACGCCG from Anaeromyxobacter dehalogenans 2CP-C includes:
- a CDS encoding SDR family oxidoreductase, with product MRIAITGANGLLGGAAVTLAVSGGHEVVGLGRGPCRLAPGRFAWADADLSDGRSVERTLLELRPEAVLHAGAMTDVDGCEREPELAWRANVGGTEQVARACRALGARLVAVSTDYVFDGTRGRYREDDLPNPQGAYARTKRCGEEAALVIAPDAAVARVAVVYSGRPGAKATFATQVVEKLSRGEPVKAFSDQVVSPTLAESAAEMTLELLLEHDLRGVLHTAGATALDRVDFARRVAARFGLSGEIVPVKTADAKLLAPRPLRSGLDVGRAMALLRAKPLAIDVALDRFHAQWVARG
- the gmd gene encoding GDP-mannose 4,6-dehydratase, with the protein product MKKAFITGITGQDGSYLAELLLEKGYEVHGMVRRSSSFNTQRIDHIYQDPHTPGCRLFLHYGDLNDSSSLNLLLKKLRPDEIYNLGAQSHVRVSFDVPEYTGEVTGLGATRLLEAVRELNLADTRIYQASSSEMFGASPPPQNEATPFYPRSPYGCAKVYAYWIGVNYREAYGLHVSNGILFNHESPRRGETFVTRKVTRAASRIKVGLQQKLYLGNLDAKRDWGYAKDYVEAMWLMLQQPKGDDYVVATGEAHSVRELCEAAFGHAGLDYRQYVEIDPRYYRPTEVDYLLGDPSKAARQLGWKPRTSFAELVRLMMESDLELAERELRAGAGPAVSRHG
- the rfbB gene encoding dTDP-glucose 4,6-dehydratase codes for the protein MNVLLTGGCGFIGSNLVRLLLAERPGWRVVNLDKLTYAGNAENLADVKGSSQYRFVRGDIGNGELVADVFRTERIDAVMHLAAESHVDRSILAPAVFIDTNVRGTQVLLEAAREHGVKRFLHVSTDEVYGSLGPSGYFTETTPLDPSSPYSASKASSDLLALAYAHTFKLPVVVTRCSNNYGPYQFPEKLIPLMIANALRDLPLPVYGDGMNVRDWIHVEDHCRGLLAALEHGHDGEVYNFGASSERHNIDIVKQVLRHVGKPETLITYVKDRLGHDRRYAIDATKARAKLGWAPRHHFEAALGDTVRWYREHRAWWERIISGEYLTYYETQYGRG
- the rfbA gene encoding glucose-1-phosphate thymidylyltransferase RfbA, giving the protein MTRRKGIILAGGAGTRLYPATLAISKQLLPVYDKPMVYYPLSALMLAGIQDILVISTPQDTPRFQELLGDGSQWGLRLEYQVQPRPEGLAQAFVIGADFVRGGPSALVLGDNIFYGHELQSVLRDADARTDGATVFAYAVTDPERYGVVEFDGERRAVSIEEKPAKPKSRYAVTGLYFYDHNVVELASTIRPSARGELEITDLNRLYLERGQLSVEIMGRGYAWLDTGTHDSLLDAGQFIATIEKRQGLKIACPEEVAWRRGWISDAQLEERAAALGKSTYGQYVRSLLETRVF
- the rfbC gene encoding dTDP-4-dehydrorhamnose 3,5-epimerase gives rise to the protein MHARATPLPGLLVVEPRVFGDARGFFFESFNQRAFDAAVGRHVEFVQDNHSLSTRNVLRGLHYQLPNPQGKLVRVTRGEVFDVAVDLRRGSPTFGRWAGETLSAEDKRQLWIPEGFAHGFLVLSDEAEFVYKITDYWHPEHEHCIRWDDPALGIDWPTGGAPPIVSAKDAGGRSFREAAVFEGPEHSK
- a CDS encoding nucleotide sugar dehydrogenase; amino-acid sequence: MIKELEARIAARTARVGVIGQGYVGLPLALVFREAGFPVLGLDVDPAKIAAISRGESYIKHIGPDRVKAAVESGQYTATTDFERLRECDAILICVPTPLGPHREPDNSYIHSTAEKIAKQLRPGQLVVLESTTYPGTTDEEVKPLLEKSGLRFGEDFLLAFSPEREDPGRKDFSTKTIPKVVGGVDEASTRAAAALYGAALENVVPVSSARVAESCKLLENVFRSVNIALVNELKVIFDRMDIDVWEVIRAASTKPFGFMPFYPGPGLGGHCIPLDPFYLSWKAAEHGEWARFIELAGEINTRMPRYVAQKVADALNGDHKSVKGSRVLVLGLAYKANIDDDRESPSYEIIELLREGGADVDYCDPYFPKTHRTRKHDLGLSSVPLDAATFASYDAVVVATAHELFKDPKLFRGVRLVVDTRNMLPALVQGSGGPRVVKA
- a CDS encoding capsule assembly Wzi family protein — protein: MDGIGTPADELLRLGELSGAVPLSPRVLRRAGARVEARCAEGALPWDTAGLEARAGADGVRLVPLRLDAAWNSHYPSGGNDGLLWAGRGTSSMLSGGASFRWGALSGALAPAVSWSQNRWFTTRQNGQAGDLAFRNPFYGDGIDYPQRFGAGPFADWSLGQSYLRADAWNVAVGISTENLWIGPGIRNALTMTNAAPGFPHAFVGTSRPANIGIGTAEVLVYWGRLSRSTYVAHPTHPMVSGLVLDYTPRWVPGLTVGLSRQFVQVWDGLRVGDWLAVFQSPRKNDLKGWYDDPTGNNPNDNQLASLFARWVFPEARLEIYGEFGREDHEGSLYQYVRETDHTGAYLLGLQKLFGGGARTVRLQLEATALQAVRPPDSLRGMPSWYTHARDLSWTNEGQLLGASIGPGSDSQTVAVDVFGPRGRIGGYLERVRRDNAYYWSTIEPLRDDALTQDVEVTAGARQLLLAGPFEVSWDASASYRWSRAFLPRNEPNLRLVVQVALPLTPTR
- a CDS encoding glycosyltransferase → MTSLSVLVPVYNEQHLVSTSLGRLEILDGSPHLERVQVVVVDDCSRDATGEVLRAFAAARGVQWLENGPIENGVELCGHGRQGKFEWVFLRHVMNGGKGRAIRTALAEADGELSVIHDADLEYHPRDLARIVKVFVEEEADAVFGSRFAGGEARRALLFRHELGNRLLTFLTNWVTNVNLTDMETCYKAVRTDLLKSIPIVSNDFRLEPELTIKLAKREARIFEIPISYSGRTYQEGKKINWRDGVKALWAITRFWLSDHVYQEDAYGSQILGRLARAPRFNAWMADVIRPFCGQRVLEIGSGTGNLTRRLVPRNTYVASDVNPLYLQTLRGLTLDRPYLDVTLTDVTKGESFPTVEGGFDTVVCLNIIEHVDDDLGALRNVRAALAETGRAIVLVPRGPDLFGTLDEVLGHKRRYTENTLVELATKAGFEVQELLHFNRVGTPAWWLNGKLLKRRSFGLVQIKALNLLTPLFRVIDRALPFPPLSLIAVLRPTSARPDAAGAGPDAAGATGGEPGGGVEPDPARDVSASA